Proteins from one Mesoplasma sp. JKS002658 genomic window:
- a CDS encoding NADP-dependent glyceraldehyde-3-phosphate dehydrogenase, whose translation MYKFDAMINNEFVSGANRVEILNPTTLESAGSVAGLEEKDIDQAYQAARKAQQPWADLPLMKRIEVLKKWNALIQEKREEIAKIMVSEVAKGYKASLSEVDRTVEYFDYTLEEAKRLEPSVFTGRGMGVNNKYALYDRVPKGVGLAISPFNYPLNLSMSKIAPDLVMGNTVVFKPATAGSLTGSYLGKLAVEAGLPKGIFNVVTGRGSVIGDIITQNQELDFISFTGSVKVGHHILEIAKTKDVILELGGKDPALVLDANNLEFVAEEIISGGLSYSGQRCTAIKRVLTTNAIADQLVPLLKEKISKLSVGKPEDDAFITPVIDEKTADYVQGLIDDAQSDGATIVFGNSREKNLMQPTLVDRVDVKSRLAWEEPFGPVLPVIRNDNVEELIKLANQSNFGLQASVFTTDLDLAISVARKIEAGTVNINGKSQRGPDSFPFLGIKDSGYGVQGIHETLLSCTRYRGIVINYKDPLKK comes from the coding sequence ATGTATAAATTTGATGCAATGATTAACAATGAATTTGTTTCAGGTGCTAATCGGGTAGAAATCTTGAACCCCACTACTTTAGAATCTGCTGGTAGTGTTGCAGGATTAGAAGAAAAAGATATCGATCAAGCCTATCAGGCAGCCCGTAAAGCTCAACAACCTTGAGCAGATTTACCCTTAATGAAAAGAATTGAAGTTTTAAAAAAGTGGAACGCTTTAATTCAAGAAAAACGTGAAGAAATCGCCAAGATTATGGTCAGTGAAGTGGCTAAAGGATATAAGGCTTCATTGAGTGAAGTTGATCGAACTGTTGAATATTTTGATTACACTCTTGAAGAAGCGAAACGTTTAGAGCCATCAGTGTTTACTGGAAGAGGAATGGGAGTTAACAACAAGTATGCTCTTTATGATCGGGTTCCTAAAGGTGTAGGATTAGCAATTTCACCCTTTAACTATCCACTTAATCTGTCAATGTCTAAAATTGCTCCTGATTTGGTGATGGGAAACACTGTGGTGTTTAAACCAGCTACAGCAGGAAGTTTAACTGGAAGTTATTTAGGAAAATTAGCAGTTGAGGCTGGTTTACCAAAAGGAATCTTTAACGTGGTGACAGGAAGAGGTTCAGTAATTGGGGATATTATTACCCAGAATCAAGAGTTAGACTTTATTTCTTTCACCGGAAGTGTTAAGGTCGGGCACCATATTTTAGAAATCGCTAAAACTAAAGATGTAATTCTTGAATTGGGAGGAAAAGACCCGGCTTTGGTGTTGGATGCAAATAATTTAGAATTTGTCGCTGAAGAAATTATTAGTGGTGGTTTATCTTATTCAGGACAAAGATGTACCGCGATTAAACGGGTTTTAACCACTAATGCGATTGCTGACCAATTAGTGCCTTTGTTAAAAGAAAAAATCAGTAAGCTAAGTGTGGGTAAACCGGAAGATGACGCCTTTATTACTCCGGTGATTGATGAGAAAACTGCTGATTATGTCCAAGGGTTAATTGATGATGCTCAAAGTGATGGTGCGACGATTGTTTTTGGTAATAGTCGTGAAAAGAACTTAATGCAACCAACTCTTGTTGACCGGGTTGATGTTAAATCACGCTTGGCTTGAGAAGAGCCTTTTGGTCCTGTCTTACCAGTAATTCGTAACGATAATGTTGAAGAACTAATTAAACTTGCTAACCAATCAAACTTTGGTTTACAAGCTAGTGTTTTTACCACTGATTTAGATTTAGCGATTAGTGTCGCTAGAAAAATTGAAGCAGGAACAGTTAATATTAACGGAAAATCACAACGAGGACCTGATTCTTTTCCGTTTTTAGGAATTAAAGATTCAGGTTATGGAGTACAAGGAATTCACGAAACCTTGCTATCGTGTACGCGTTATCG
- a CDS encoding TrmH family RNA methyltransferase: MPPKNPKTSKETKSSKKTGKTSKTTKSVKSKKPGTRIVKVIKSSKIINSVNNPSIKEIVKLQKNATYRREVKKFVVEGIHLVAEALKKGIVEAVYLTQGVYEELYESLPTSNDQYFIIKNHVADKVSMTVHNQGIFAVCKMVAQEVDYDHDILLLDRVQDPGNIGTLIRSAASFDFRTVISAPTSVSFYNDKVIRSTQGNFFQINLVREYLMQTINDLKEEGYVIIGTQMHEESKMLPKVRLKDNQKYAVVIGNESKGISPEISRLIDYNVLIPMEEEVESLNAAVAGSILMYEIYEHKL, translated from the coding sequence ATGCCCCCCAAAAACCCAAAAACTAGTAAAGAAACCAAGAGTAGTAAAAAAACTGGTAAAACTTCAAAAACAACTAAGTCAGTAAAATCAAAAAAACCTGGAACTAGGATAGTTAAAGTAATTAAAAGTAGCAAGATTATTAATTCAGTTAATAATCCTTCAATAAAAGAAATTGTTAAACTTCAAAAAAACGCTACTTATCGTCGTGAAGTTAAGAAGTTTGTTGTTGAAGGTATTCACCTAGTTGCTGAAGCGTTAAAAAAAGGAATTGTGGAAGCGGTTTATTTAACTCAAGGTGTTTATGAAGAATTGTACGAATCGTTGCCTACAAGTAATGACCAATACTTTATTATTAAAAATCATGTTGCTGATAAAGTTTCGATGACTGTTCACAACCAAGGGATTTTTGCAGTTTGTAAAATGGTGGCACAAGAAGTTGATTATGACCACGATATCCTTTTGTTAGACCGAGTTCAAGATCCAGGTAACATTGGTACTTTGATTCGGAGTGCGGCTTCTTTTGATTTTAGAACTGTAATTAGTGCTCCGACCTCAGTAAGTTTTTATAATGATAAAGTCATTCGCTCTACTCAAGGAAACTTCTTTCAAATTAATTTGGTTCGAGAATATTTAATGCAAACAATCAATGATTTAAAAGAGGAGGGGTATGTGATTATTGGTACGCAAATGCATGAAGAGAGTAAGATGCTACCAAAGGTTCGTTTAAAAGATAACCAAAAATATGCAGTTGTAATTGGGAATGAATCAAAAGGGATTTCTCCTGAAATTAGCAGGTTGATTGATTATAATGTTTTGATTCCGATGGAAGAAGAAGTGGAGTCACTAAATGCTGCAGTAGCTGGTTCAATTCTGATGTATGAAATTTATGAACATAAGTTATAG
- a CDS encoding DUF2130 domain-containing protein, with product MNETEVKFKCPSCGGKYSLNEFLEHNSDAWNDYINKKTQQQLKIREGEIRQDEVSKQEQVLKIELSKIQQEHQQNLQQSQDEITKLKHQLVQENQAQALIVEQTKNKLKEQYQDAIKNYQAEIQKLELDQKAQLKLTEEKIAALKASAVQAKNSEIQLLTQQIKNLEKELHDQKDKESLVIQTEKQTIEKQYQDQINNQQLEIQRLKQDQKAQLDLAQTNLDAQKAVIMETKNSEIQLLNQKIETLKSGYDNEVKTALQAKELELNEKIHQLEKEKADLILKNNENRIINNKIKGENFEHEVEGELRKAFGSSDDMIEKITVADKKADYLQIVRNSQRKELGRIVYEVKNAEWSDKWEAKLVVDTAQQKAQYGILVATKFNDKYHDVPFVKSSENDHIYLTDGDSFVFVAQILRRMMENENYYRQKVKELSTNEKNVLLSKYEKEHEALEQFLIEKLPGFKKKFETQLEAILKVGHTLSKQVNILETAHNTLQKEYTKRIAEELQKISTI from the coding sequence ATGAACGAAACAGAAGTTAAATTTAAATGCCCAAGTTGTGGTGGTAAATATAGTTTAAACGAGTTTTTAGAACATAATTCTGATGCTTGAAATGACTATATCAATAAAAAAACTCAACAACAATTAAAGATCCGTGAAGGTGAAATTCGTCAAGATGAAGTTAGCAAACAAGAACAAGTTTTAAAAATTGAGTTGAGCAAAATTCAACAAGAACACCAACAAAATTTGCAACAAAGTCAAGATGAAATTACTAAGCTAAAGCACCAACTTGTTCAAGAAAACCAAGCTCAAGCCTTAATTGTAGAGCAAACAAAAAATAAACTTAAAGAGCAGTATCAAGATGCGATTAAAAATTACCAAGCTGAAATTCAAAAATTGGAATTGGATCAAAAAGCTCAACTTAAGTTAACTGAAGAAAAGATTGCTGCATTAAAAGCATCAGCAGTACAAGCAAAAAATAGTGAAATTCAGTTATTAACCCAACAGATTAAAAATTTAGAGAAAGAGTTACATGATCAAAAAGATAAAGAAAGTTTAGTTATCCAAACTGAAAAACAAACGATCGAAAAACAATATCAAGATCAGATTAATAATCAGCAATTAGAGATTCAAAGATTAAAACAAGATCAAAAAGCGCAATTGGATTTAGCTCAAACGAATTTAGATGCTCAAAAAGCAGTAATCATGGAAACAAAAAATAGTGAAATTCAGTTGTTAAACCAAAAAATTGAAACTTTAAAATCAGGTTATGATAATGAAGTTAAAACTGCTTTACAGGCCAAAGAGTTGGAATTAAACGAAAAAATTCATCAGTTAGAAAAAGAAAAAGCTGACCTTATTTTAAAAAACAATGAAAATCGTATTATCAATAACAAGATCAAAGGTGAAAACTTTGAACATGAAGTGGAGGGAGAATTACGCAAAGCTTTTGGTTCAAGTGATGATATGATTGAAAAAATCACAGTTGCTGATAAAAAAGCAGACTACCTACAAATTGTTCGCAATAGTCAAAGAAAAGAACTGGGCAGAATTGTTTATGAAGTCAAAAATGCCGAATGATCTGACAAGTGGGAAGCAAAGTTGGTGGTTGATACTGCCCAACAAAAGGCTCAGTATGGAATTTTAGTCGCTACTAAATTTAATGATAAATATCATGATGTGCCCTTTGTCAAAAGTTCAGAAAACGATCATATTTATTTAACTGATGGTGATAGTTTTGTCTTTGTGGCCCAAATTTTGCGAAGAATGATGGAAAACGAAAACTATTATCGTCAAAAGGTAAAAGAATTAAGTACTAATGAGAAAAACGTTTTACTTTCTAAGTATGAAAAAGAGCACGAAGCACTAGAACAATTTTTAATTGAAAAACTTCCAGGATTTAAAAAGAAATTTGAAACTCAATTAGAAGCGATTTTAAAAGTTGGGCATACTTTAAGTAAACAAGTTAATATTTTAGAAACAGCGCATAATACTTTGCAGAAAGAATATACCAAGCGAATTGCTGAAGAATTACAAAAAATTAGTACAATATAA
- a CDS encoding 5-formyltetrahydrofolate cyclo-ligase has protein sequence MILLTMLNNKPILRGQYLKLQQNLDPEYQNQAQALIDVGFINFVRQKTIKSLALYVARTYEVGTLTMIKYALEHSIAVYLPKVNQDKTMDFYQIFNLEKDLTFNSALKIWEPVPNITSLLTQEIQLDAYFLPLICFDNRLNRIGSGQGYYDSYFKGRNYHGLVVGLAFETQHTKQLIDSEPFDQPLSAVISEKEVYYRKLSEI, from the coding sequence TTGATTTTATTAACCATGCTAAATAATAAGCCAATCTTAAGAGGACAATATTTAAAGTTACAACAAAATCTTGATCCAGAATATCAAAACCAAGCTCAAGCACTGATTGATGTGGGGTTTATTAATTTTGTGCGCCAAAAAACAATTAAAAGTTTAGCTTTATATGTTGCTAGAACCTATGAAGTTGGCACATTAACAATGATTAAGTATGCACTTGAACATTCGATTGCAGTTTATTTACCAAAGGTTAATCAGGATAAAACAATGGACTTTTATCAAATTTTTAATCTTGAAAAAGATTTAACCTTTAATTCTGCTTTAAAAATCTGAGAACCAGTTCCTAACATTACTTCGCTTTTAACCCAAGAAATTCAACTTGATGCTTATTTTCTCCCTTTAATTTGTTTTGATAATCGTTTAAATAGAATTGGTTCTGGTCAAGGTTATTATGATAGTTACTTTAAGGGGCGAAATTATCATGGTTTGGTGGTTGGTTTAGCTTTTGAAACTCAACACACCAAGCAGTTAATTGATAGCGAACCCTTTGATCAACCTTTAAGTGCAGTTATTAGTGAAAAAGAAGTTTATTATCGCAAACTAAGTGAAATATAA
- a CDS encoding aminotransferase class V-fold PLP-dependent enzyme, with translation MNLANIRAQFGYLKNNPQEIYFDSSATFLKPLIVSRAEQFYYEHINANPHSFDYQNAYQSNQILSQTRKQVQTFINARSEQEVVFTSGASFGLNQIAFGLRDYLNPGDEIFVSDLEHSSNLVPWLVLAQEKQLVIKEIPLTETFAIDIDQLSKMITPKTKVVSFAVMSNTIGISNDVKKITTAIKQVNVQTLVCVDGAQSVGHQKTDVQAWGVDFFTFSAHKMYGPFGVGVLYGNQNVLETLKPLVFGGGMSESVRVEPLKYQLTPLPVRLEAGTPNIAGIYAFSKALDFINEIGIETIHNHELKLKKYAQTKIKAANLNSELVFYNLENDAPMLLFNLKGVNPQDIASFLAHDYQISVRSGAMCARLTAELGFKISVRVSFGIYNTEKEIDKLVEGLKNIEHFLDHIL, from the coding sequence ATGAACTTAGCAAATATTAGAGCGCAGTTTGGTTATTTAAAAAATAATCCACAAGAAATTTATTTTGATAGTAGTGCAACCTTTTTAAAACCTCTAATTGTGAGTCGGGCTGAACAGTTTTACTATGAGCACATTAACGCTAATCCCCACAGTTTTGATTATCAAAACGCTTATCAAAGTAACCAAATTTTAAGTCAAACTAGAAAACAAGTTCAAACCTTCATTAATGCTCGAAGTGAGCAGGAAGTTGTCTTCACAAGCGGTGCAAGTTTTGGGTTAAACCAAATTGCTTTTGGATTGAGGGATTATTTAAACCCTGGTGATGAAATTTTTGTCAGTGATTTAGAACACTCATCTAATCTTGTTCCCTGATTAGTTTTGGCTCAAGAAAAGCAGTTAGTTATTAAAGAAATTCCTTTAACTGAAACTTTTGCTATTGATATTGATCAATTAAGCAAAATGATTACTCCTAAAACTAAGGTGGTAAGTTTTGCTGTGATGAGTAATACAATCGGAATTAGTAATGATGTAAAGAAAATTACAACAGCAATTAAACAAGTTAATGTGCAAACTTTAGTGTGTGTGGATGGTGCGCAAAGTGTAGGTCACCAAAAAACTGATGTCCAAGCTTGAGGAGTAGATTTTTTTACTTTTTCTGCTCATAAAATGTATGGTCCGTTTGGAGTGGGAGTCTTATATGGAAACCAGAATGTTTTAGAAACTTTAAAACCGCTAGTTTTTGGTGGGGGAATGAGTGAGAGTGTGCGAGTTGAACCTTTAAAATATCAATTAACCCCTCTACCAGTGCGTTTAGAAGCAGGAACACCAAACATCGCAGGAATTTATGCCTTTAGTAAAGCTTTGGATTTTATTAATGAGATTGGGATTGAAACAATTCATAATCACGAACTTAAACTCAAAAAATATGCTCAAACAAAGATTAAAGCAGCTAACTTAAATTCTGAACTTGTTTTTTATAATTTAGAAAACGATGCCCCAATGCTTTTATTTAACTTAAAAGGTGTTAACCCTCAAGATATTGCTAGTTTTCTGGCTCATGATTATCAAATCAGTGTTCGTAGTGGAGCTATGTGTGCGCGATTGACTGCTGAACTTGGTTTTAAAATTAGTGTTCGGGTAAGCTTTGGAATTTATAATACGGAGAAAGAAATTGATAAGTTAGTTGAAGGGTTAAAAAATATTGAGCACTTTTTAGATCATATTTTATAA
- a CDS encoding glucose-6-phosphate isomerase — MINVDLSQTGLKALDQEIDVTKVKQIHEMIFKKTGAGADFLGWLDWPKTYDQKEYALMKEVSRTLAKKIDYLVVIGIGGSYLGTRAADEMIRGLHPVNGVNLIYAGNTISSTFTAQLKEFLKDKKYGICVVSKSGTTTEPGIAFRVFEQELVTQVGEQKAKELIIAVTDKSKGALKQLADNKGYQTFTIPDDIGGRFSVLTPVGIFPLMVAGINTDEIMQGALQALNDLTAPDLTNSAYQYAVARNLLLNQGYKTEALVNYEMQMQMVGEWWKQLFGESEGKDGKSLLPSAMIYSTDLHSLGQWVQEGSRGIMFETVIKIAQPNVDLKIPTDADNLDGLNYLKEKTFHEVNQTALTGVVDAHVNNGKMPNIILEFEKMDGFMFGYLVYWFERAVAMSGYLLGVNPFNQPGVEIYKHNMFKLLGKPGVK, encoded by the coding sequence ATGATTAATGTTGATTTATCACAAACAGGTTTAAAAGCTTTGGATCAAGAAATTGATGTAACAAAAGTAAAACAAATTCATGAAATGATTTTTAAAAAAACTGGTGCAGGAGCAGATTTCTTGGGATGGTTAGACTGACCAAAAACTTATGATCAAAAAGAGTATGCTTTAATGAAAGAAGTTAGTCGAACTTTAGCCAAGAAGATTGATTATTTAGTTGTCATTGGGATTGGTGGTTCTTATTTGGGAACTCGTGCTGCTGATGAAATGATCCGCGGGTTACACCCAGTTAATGGTGTGAATCTAATTTATGCAGGAAATACCATTTCTTCAACTTTTACTGCGCAACTTAAAGAATTTTTAAAAGATAAGAAATATGGGATTTGTGTTGTTTCTAAATCAGGGACAACAACTGAGCCTGGAATTGCTTTTCGGGTATTTGAACAGGAGTTGGTTACTCAGGTTGGTGAACAAAAAGCTAAGGAACTAATTATTGCAGTTACTGATAAAAGTAAAGGAGCTTTAAAACAACTTGCTGATAACAAAGGGTATCAAACTTTTACTATCCCTGATGATATTGGAGGAAGGTTTTCTGTACTCACCCCAGTGGGAATTTTTCCTTTAATGGTTGCAGGAATTAATACTGATGAAATCATGCAAGGTGCTTTGCAAGCATTGAATGATTTAACTGCTCCTGATTTAACTAATTCTGCTTATCAATATGCAGTAGCGAGAAATTTATTGTTGAATCAAGGTTATAAAACTGAAGCCTTAGTTAATTATGAAATGCAGATGCAAATGGTTGGTGAGTGGTGAAAACAACTTTTTGGTGAGTCAGAAGGTAAGGATGGTAAATCACTATTACCCTCAGCGATGATTTATTCTACTGATCTTCATTCTTTAGGGCAATGAGTCCAAGAAGGAAGTAGAGGGATAATGTTTGAAACTGTGATTAAGATTGCCCAACCAAACGTTGATTTAAAGATCCCTACTGATGCAGATAATTTGGATGGATTAAATTACTTAAAGGAAAAAACTTTCCACGAGGTGAACCAAACTGCTTTAACTGGTGTGGTTGATGCCCACGTTAATAATGGGAAAATGCCTAACATTATTTTAGAGTTTGAAAAAATGGATGGGTTTATGTTTGGATATTTGGTTTATTGGTTTGAACGCGCTGTTGCTATGAGCGGTTATCTTTTGGGGGTTAATCCGTTTAATCAGCCTGGAGTAGAAATTTATAAACACAACATGTTTAAATTACTTGGGAAGCCAGGGGTAAAATAG
- a CDS encoding lipoprotein, translated as MKKLLSLLATITLTVTPVTSVIACTNKTSDGDNNATNSILKSPIFNLTADDLVKSAKAETLFGGHDNAVHDFMNYFAFQVSKQLSDTKSDLYQQFNAAVEADNTYINDEFINSVQTQYNSSRQYAISQWNEAVDAAKDDGKKWEETFRKALEKQLNRTFTKYQDAKDVYITNQMMKGTNNTSVIDSLLNAIYAIPQDNKVLTFDQIIQNFSGQILGLNQTIGGISFNLLNAWGANWVKDSGLDLVGELTKLLQGLAIEVGNLSHPYFDSLSTYLIDFINATGGTNSPSSNTTAQLSNITWMTQSAFKSSVLGDPATWAKEIIARACSTYTTDYDSSGTPTSNYKPKIDGKGAGVAKFAAINSYVSLTDNSSISNNASTKGLFSNAQRYFANQYFNTKKPLAISEFIIKPLTSTNTLSTNINNAGYIADNVANQADVGSLYNFMNLFVNQGNWGGTSSTDNTKTMVSGSSDYSWDQLMNSGGSLSNWTNQAGKNYTWTDTFTSDFSLNQHTKLLTMDSISSDYSDILKYSVYDYLAKSSATEYTSNTSAPTVENDGSVTTNLSDQQKAITNWITSMNRRTSGTNNVYQVLNNTQGIISFVDTDGIHITRIEGYGLLKDANGLTSQTKLSTTSFVDGNQALINNYQAIESISRNLNNNSNSSVVKNAIKNQTYDYTNADATSYYQYNNLNTSFGNKYLQFLANSSVLASIGITNTKEKYDLNSEVQSYLASAIPSSSATSTNMWISAWTYFKEILGLDDSELFDLIFPTSNATYDLFGIGAYATQTTIYTKYRQYILDVLNNVGNDISNSVEDAFENGWNTWAKSNNNVPIDNPENDYKPLKTLPVGYSDIENATYWDYQVASQKERS; from the coding sequence ATGAAAAAATTACTAAGTCTTTTGGCAACGATTACCTTGACTGTAACTCCAGTCACCAGTGTAATTGCTTGTACCAATAAAACTAGTGATGGGGATAATAATGCAACAAACAGTATTTTAAAAAGTCCGATTTTTAACTTAACTGCTGATGACTTAGTAAAGAGCGCAAAAGCAGAAACTTTATTTGGCGGGCATGATAATGCAGTTCATGATTTCATGAACTATTTTGCCTTTCAAGTTTCTAAGCAATTGAGCGACACTAAATCTGATCTTTACCAACAATTTAATGCTGCAGTCGAAGCTGATAACACTTATATTAATGATGAATTTATCAATAGTGTGCAAACACAATACAACAGTTCTAGACAATATGCGATTAGTCAGTGAAATGAAGCAGTCGATGCTGCTAAAGATGATGGAAAGAAATGAGAAGAAACTTTCCGTAAAGCTTTAGAAAAGCAATTAAACCGAACTTTTACAAAATATCAAGATGCCAAAGATGTTTATATCACTAACCAAATGATGAAAGGAACTAACAACACTTCGGTGATTGATTCGTTATTAAATGCAATTTATGCAATTCCTCAAGATAATAAAGTTTTAACTTTCGACCAAATCATTCAGAACTTTTCTGGACAAATTCTAGGATTAAACCAAACTATTGGGGGAATTAGTTTTAACCTTTTAAATGCTTGGGGAGCAAACTGAGTTAAAGATTCAGGTTTAGATTTGGTTGGAGAATTAACCAAGTTGCTTCAGGGATTAGCAATAGAAGTTGGTAACTTGAGTCACCCTTACTTTGATTCACTCTCAACTTATTTAATTGACTTTATTAATGCTACTGGAGGAACAAATAGTCCAAGTAGCAACACTACTGCTCAACTATCAAACATCACCTGGATGACCCAATCTGCTTTCAAAAGTAGTGTCCTTGGTGATCCTGCCACTTGAGCGAAGGAAATCATTGCTCGTGCTTGTTCAACTTACACCACTGATTATGATAGTTCAGGAACACCAACCAGTAATTACAAACCTAAAATTGATGGAAAAGGTGCAGGAGTAGCGAAGTTTGCTGCAATTAATTCTTATGTTAGTTTAACTGATAATAGCAGTATTTCTAACAACGCTTCAACAAAGGGATTATTTTCTAATGCTCAACGTTATTTTGCTAACCAATACTTTAATACTAAAAAACCATTAGCAATTTCTGAATTTATCATTAAACCTTTAACTAGTACCAATACTCTTTCAACCAACATTAATAACGCTGGTTATATCGCTGATAATGTTGCTAACCAAGCTGATGTCGGATCACTTTACAACTTTATGAATTTATTTGTTAACCAAGGTAATTGAGGCGGAACAAGTTCAACTGATAATACCAAGACAATGGTGAGTGGATCTAGTGATTATTCTTGAGACCAATTAATGAATAGCGGAGGAAGTTTAAGTAATTGAACTAACCAGGCAGGAAAAAACTATACTTGAACTGATACTTTTACCAGTGATTTTAGTTTAAACCAACACACCAAGCTTTTAACCATGGATTCTATAAGTAGTGATTATAGTGACATTTTAAAATATTCAGTTTATGATTATTTGGCAAAAAGTTCTGCAACTGAATATACTAGCAATACTAGTGCTCCTACTGTTGAAAATGATGGTAGTGTTACTACAAATTTAAGTGATCAACAAAAAGCGATTACAAACTGAATTACTAGTATGAACCGTCGAACTAGTGGAACAAATAATGTTTATCAGGTTTTAAATAACACCCAAGGAATTATTAGTTTTGTTGATACTGATGGAATTCACATTACCAGAATTGAAGGTTATGGCTTATTGAAGGATGCCAATGGGTTAACAAGTCAAACCAAACTTTCTACCACTAGTTTTGTTGATGGTAATCAAGCATTGATTAACAACTATCAAGCAATCGAATCAATTAGTCGTAATTTAAACAATAATAGTAACAGTAGTGTGGTAAAAAACGCGATTAAGAACCAAACTTATGATTATACTAATGCTGATGCTACTAGTTATTATCAATACAATAACTTGAATACAAGTTTTGGTAACAAGTATTTACAGTTCCTTGCCAATAGTTCGGTGTTAGCTTCTATCGGGATTACTAATACTAAAGAAAAGTATGATTTAAATAGTGAGGTCCAAAGTTATCTTGCCTCAGCAATTCCAAGTAGTAGTGCTACAAGTACCAATATGTGAATTAGTGCTTGAACTTATTTCAAAGAAATTCTAGGACTTGATGATAGTGAACTTTTTGATTTAATTTTCCCTACTTCTAATGCAACTTATGATTTGTTTGGAATTGGTGCCTATGCGACCCAAACCACAATTTACACCAAATATCGTCAATATATCTTAGATGTTTTAAATAATGTTGGTAATGATATTAGCAATAGTGTCGAGGATGCTTTTGAAAATGGATGAAACACTTGAGCAAAATCTAATAACAATGTTCCAATCGACAATCCAGAAAATGATTATAAACCTTTAAAGACTTTGCCTGTAGGATACTCAGACATTGAAAATGCTACTTATTGAGATTATCAAGTCGCTAGTCAGAAGGAGAGATCATAA
- a CDS encoding iron-sulfur cluster assembly scaffold protein, whose product MDNLKKKREVLMNHYVKPVHLGLVDNSQLYTKRLQSDSCADELTLQVDVRNGVFQSLRFEGSACVIATSSIDLWCDFLIGKSLATAQSLLNEYLSMIYKGTIPQDNLSELMIFENLHHQKGRWKCATLGAEGIIDFINHAK is encoded by the coding sequence ATGGATAATCTTAAAAAGAAACGTGAAGTTTTAATGAATCATTACGTTAAGCCTGTGCATTTAGGACTTGTTGATAATTCTCAACTTTATACCAAACGTTTGCAATCAGATAGTTGCGCTGATGAGTTAACCCTACAAGTTGATGTGAGAAATGGAGTGTTTCAGAGTCTGCGCTTTGAAGGTAGTGCTTGTGTAATTGCTACTAGTAGTATCGATTTATGGTGCGACTTTTTAATTGGTAAAAGTTTAGCCACTGCTCAAAGTTTGCTTAATGAATACCTTTCAATGATTTATAAAGGAACAATTCCTCAAGATAATTTAAGCGAGTTAATGATTTTTGAAAATCTTCACCATCAAAAAGGAAGATGAAAATGTGCAACTTTAGGAGCAGAAGGGATTATTGATTTTATTAACCATGCTAAATAA